DNA sequence from the Entomomonas asaccharolytica genome:
AGTAAGATAATTTGCTAGTTGTGTATTATCTAATAAATGAGGGCCATTATTCCAAATGATAAGTTTGAGATCTATTTGAGTTAAGTCTGCCTGCAGAATACTTTGTAAAGTTTCACTTTGTTGGCAGCTAGAATTATATAAGACGACTAAAATAGATAATTGCATGTGTAAAAGACTTGGATACCTATTAAAATATTAGTGTAACACTATAAAAGTGCTTTAATCATTATTTTTGATTACAGTAAAAATATAAACTATTCATTCTGTTTTGAAAACATTGCATTAGAGCACATAACTTTAATATCATTGATAAACTACATTTATAGGCTTTTGTTCAAACTATAAGAATTAATAACTCAAACAACCTTTTTATTTAATAAACTTATATAGATTAAATACTACGATTCATTTCTGATTTTTAATAACGTTTCATTCAGTAATGTAGAACTGGTACTTTTTGTATAAGGGAAGTAAACCACTCTAACACCTACTTCTTTAAATTTTTCTTCCATATTTTGCCAACTTTCAGAGTTGAACCAGTCATCGCCCACAAATAAGATATCAAATTTAATCTTTTTCCACATTTCAAATTTGTCGATGTTTTCCTGAGGAATGGCTGCATCTACAAACTTGATATTTCTAACAATTTCTATACGTTCTTCAAAAGGAATAACAGCCTTTTTATTTTTATAAGAAACTAATTCATCCACAGTTACACCAACTATTAATTTATCACATAGCCCTTTTGCATTTTTTAATAAGTTTAAATGCCCAATATGAAATAAATCGTATACCCCAGATGTATATCCTACTTGCATGTTAGTTCTCGCTTAATAATTCTTTAATATTGAAATCAAACCATGTATCAAATGCTTGCTCTTTCTTTACACCAAAAATATCATCAAGCATAACAGGAAAACCAACTTTCTTTCTATCAATAATTTCGTGTGGAATAATATCTTTAAAGATTCTTTTTAAGGGAGCTTTAACAATGCCGTCTTGCATTCGATAGTCGAAGGGAACTCCTGCCATTCTCTCAACCAACCTATAATCAACAAATGGCTCACGTGCCTCAACTGAGCACATCATGGTTGAGTTATCTAATCTACGCAATAATCCATGTAAGTGTGCTACCTGAAAGAATGCTGCCACTATATCAATTGGCTTACCATAATGATAAAAAGGTGCTATTGCACTCTCTACAATTTCTAAATCTTCTTCTGAGCCATAGGAATATAGTTTTGAAAATGCTTGTAAATCAAATTTATCAATAGAATTGGCCCATCTAAAAATTCTATCATATCCAAAAAATAACTCGTCGGCACCTTCACCACACAATACCACTGTGTTTTGTTTTTTTACTTCCCTGGTCATTTGGTAGAGTAATACTTCATTAGGCACTGATAATGGTTCTTTTCTAACCCTAATAAGTTTCTTAGCATCTTCTATAAACATCTCTTTAGTAACTATAACCTCATGATGTTCAGAACCTATTTTATCTGCTGCTAAACGTCCCCACTCAAATTCATTATACTCTTTAAAACCTACAGTCCATGTATGTAATTCATGCGTTAGAGCAGCTACAATCGTACTGTCCAGCCCGCCAGATAGGTAACTACCTAGTGGTACATCTGCAATTTTTCTATATTGGACTGATGATTCTATTAGCCACTTTAACTCTTCATCAGTAGGAGGTAATTGAAAACCAGTAGGAAACTCCCAATATTTAGCTATTTGATTACTTTGCTGATAACAGCCTGCAGGAAACATTTTTATGTTTTTATAAATAGTTTGACCATTAAAAAATGTACGTAGCTTTTTATATTGCCTTAATCCTATTTCATTAATTTGTACTTGGTTATCCAGTAAATCTACAATGGCGTTAATTTCAGAGGAAAAAATATAACCTTTATCAGTCTGATAAAAATACAAAGGCTTAACACCTAGCCTATCCCTAGCTACAAAAAAGTCTCTTGTTACTGTATCAAAAATAATATAGGCGAATATACCATTAAATTCTTTAATTGCTTCTTTGAAACCAATTTTTATACTTAACTCAAGTACAAGCTCAGTATCACAATGGGTTTCTAAAGTAATCCCATATTTATTAGCTAGTTCTTGGTAATTATAAACTTCACCATTATAAATGATGACATATCTCTTATCTCTACTAAAAAATGGTTGATTACTTCTCTCTTGTAGGTCAAGAATGCTAAGCCTATTATGTCCAAACTTATAGTTATCAATTTCTTTATAACAACAAGGGGCATCAGGCCCTCTGTGTATCATTTTCTCTAGAGCTTTGATAAATCTATTTTTATCTATACTGTTTAAATTTGTAAATAAGAGTCCGCACATTTATTCAAAATCTCAAATAAGTTTTTGTTTTAAGAAATCAATAATTGTTTGAGTAGCATTAGGATAGTTATGCTTAATATGTGTATACGCAAAATCTAAACGTTGTTGCTTCATCAGATCTTTCTTAGCAATTACAACATTATCTATAAAATTAATTAATTGATTTTCATTATAAGCATGATAAGTATGTTTTAGCATTTCCTTTCCAAAAGCCAAAAACTCTTTGTCTATAGCTGAATCATCTCTTAATAAATAGCATTGAGGATTATCTGTATAGAAATATTCTGCTAAAAATGAACCACAATCATGAATTAATGCAGAAGAGTTGACAAAGATATCAAAATAATCACCTTCTGTACTATAAATAATATTTTTATTTGCTAATAGCTTACTCAAATAATTACTTACTTTCTCCTTTCCCCAGAAATTATCTTGGCCTAATGTAATAAACAGAAGAGGATGAGGTCTAAAAATAAAATCAATCAAGGGGTACTTTTTAGGTAGTTCTAAAAAAAAATCTGCATATAATAAAAAATTAGATAATTTCAAACCTTCTATTTCTGAACCAACAGTATGATGAGGAGCTATAATAATCTTTATCTTTTTCTCCTCACACTTTTCTATTTTATATATAGGATCCATTTTACAGTATCCAACCACCTGCGAATTAATTGCTTTATTAGGCATTATTTCCTGCATTATATTTTGGACTTGATTATTTTCTACAAATATCATCCAAAAATTATTTACTGACTCCAAATTGAAAAGCGCATGTTCATGTTTAGTTCTTCCCTGATAAGCATAATTCACAAAGAAAGATAATATTTGCTTATCTTTAAAATAGCGACTAGTGAAAAACTCATGTGTAATATTATCATAAGGATTTGCTGTGCATACCAAATGAAACTTATTGGCCACATCAAGATATTCTTCTTTTTCTTCATTATAACCTTTTAGTACTGTTATATCTTGATATTTATCCTTATACGTTTCGTATGCTTTATTTAGGTGTTTCAACATATTTTCCTGACCTTGTGTCATATCTGGAATAATAATAAGAACAGGAGTAAATAAGTCATCGTTAATCATCTTTTCTAACAGGGGTTTTGCTGGAAAAACTGCATCATATATTACGCAAAATAAGACTCTTATTTTTTCATTTTTTGCTACCTGCTTTAAACTAATTAACCCTTTTGCATATCTTTTATTTTGCTTTATATAATCAATATATTTTAATTTCTTTTTAAGGGTCTCTCTAGCACTTTTTCTCCAAAATTTATTTGGTATATAAAAAGTTAATAGTTTTGGTAGATTTATTTTTGAATACATCTGATTAGCCCAATTTCAGGTAAATAATAAAACACAACACAAATTTTTTACAAAATCAACCTTAAATCAAAAAAAACATATATTTAAATAATATCAATAACATAGTATATTTTTATATATTGGAACATGCCTTTTCGTGACCAAAAAATCACTTTTCAAGATTAAATATAATTGGTATCAACTATTTATTTAGTAACCATATTAGTTGTGCAAAAATTTGACAAAATATCTGCAGAAACTAATGGCGCTTATAAGTACTTAAAAAACTATTCTTGATAAAATAGGATCTGCTGATGGTGTTGCTAAATTAATTTATATAGTAAGAACGGTTGTATTAGACATTAGAA
Encoded proteins:
- a CDS encoding adenylyltransferase/cytidyltransferase family protein, encoding MQVGYTSGVYDLFHIGHLNLLKNAKGLCDKLIVGVTVDELVSYKNKKAVIPFEERIEIVRNIKFVDAAIPQENIDKFEMWKKIKFDILFVGDDWFNSESWQNMEEKFKEVGVRVVYFPYTKSTSSTLLNETLLKIRNES
- the asnB gene encoding asparagine synthase (glutamine-hydrolyzing); the protein is MIHRGPDAPCCYKEIDNYKFGHNRLSILDLQERSNQPFFSRDKRYVIIYNGEVYNYQELANKYGITLETHCDTELVLELSIKIGFKEAIKEFNGIFAYIIFDTVTRDFFVARDRLGVKPLYFYQTDKGYIFSSEINAIVDLLDNQVQINEIGLRQYKKLRTFFNGQTIYKNIKMFPAGCYQQSNQIAKYWEFPTGFQLPPTDEELKWLIESSVQYRKIADVPLGSYLSGGLDSTIVAALTHELHTWTVGFKEYNEFEWGRLAADKIGSEHHEVIVTKEMFIEDAKKLIRVRKEPLSVPNEVLLYQMTREVKKQNTVVLCGEGADELFFGYDRIFRWANSIDKFDLQAFSKLYSYGSEEDLEIVESAIAPFYHYGKPIDIVAAFFQVAHLHGLLRRLDNSTMMCSVEAREPFVDYRLVERMAGVPFDYRMQDGIVKAPLKRIFKDIIPHEIIDRKKVGFPVMLDDIFGVKKEQAFDTWFDFNIKELLSEN